GACGAGGTCCGGGTCGCCCGCGAGCGCCGCGACGACGGCCGTGGTCGAGCCCGACGTGACGTCGACCCGGCCCGCGGCCATCGCCTCCGCCGCGGGGGCGAACGCCGCGAACGGCTCGGTGGTCTCGGCCCGCGCGCCGACGCTCGCGACGGCCTCGTCGAGCGTGCGGTCGCCGGCCGCGAGCGTCAGGAGGTTCTGCGTCGTGAGGACGCCCACGCGCACGGGCACGTCGGGCGGCGCGGTCGTCGTGGTGCTGTCCGCGGTCGCGGCGCACCCGGCGAGGGCGGCCGCGAGCGCGAGCGCGGCGAGGGCGCGAGGTCGGACGCGGGTCAGGGGGGATCGGGTCAGGCGTGCTCGGGTCATGGGTGCTGGGCTCCAGGGGTGACGGACGCGAGGGTCGGGGTGGACGTGGTCGGGGTCGTGGGCGTGGCGGACGGATGGCGCCCGACGACGGGCGGCGGCTGCAGGAGGCGTTCGAGCGCGCGGACCAGGGCGTCGGTGACCAGGCCGAGCGCCGCGTAGACGAGCACGCACAGCAGGACGACGTCCGTGCGCGCGTACGTCCGCGCGTCGGTGAGCAGCGCGCCCACGCCCTCGGCGGCGTTGACGCTCTCGGCGACGACGAGCGCGACCCACGCGGTGCCGAGCGCGAGGCGCAGCCCGACGAGCACGGCAGGCAGCGCCGCGGGGAGCAGCACGCGCGTCGCGGTGCGACGCCGGCCCAGGCCGTAGGCCGCGGCGAGCTCGCGCAGCCGCGGGTCGACGCCGCGCACGCCGCCGACGGTCGCGAGGTACGTCGGGACGAGCGCGGCGACCGCGACGAGCAGCACCTTGGGCGGCTCACCGAGACCGACCCAGACGACGAGCAACGGTGTGACCGCCGTGAACGGCACGGCCCGGACGGCCTGCAGGGGCCGGTCGACGACGTCGTGCGCGATCCCCGACAGCCCCGCGAGCAGCCCGAGCAGCAGCCCGACCGCGACACCCGCTCCCGCACCGACGGCCACGCGCGTGCCGCTCACCGCGAGCGCGGCGGGCAGCGAACCGTCCGCGACCAGGTCCCACGCGGCCCGGAGCACCGCACCCGGCGCGGGCAGGACGTGCGGGTCGAGCCGCCCGCTCGCACCGACGACCGCCCAGGCGGCGAGCAGACCGACCGTGCTGAGCCACGGCCGCCACGCGCCCGGGGGCCGCGTCACGAGAGCGCCGCGCGCTCGTCGGACACACGGTCGTCGGGCACGCGCCCGTCGGACACAGGGTCGTCGGACACGCGGTCGTCGGGCACGCGGTCGTCGGACACACGGTCGGCGCCCACGCCGAGGCCGGCGAGGACCGTGCGCGTGACGCGCTCGTCGGGGACGCCGGGCGTGCGCGGGCGCGGGTCGTCGACCGCGATCTCCTGCGCGACGACCGCGGGGCGGCCGGACAGGCGCACCACGCGGTCGCCGAGCGTGACGGCCTCCCCCACGTCGTGCGTGACGAGCAGCCCGGTCCACCGGTGCGCGGCCCACGTCGCGGCGAGCCACAGCTGCGCGTCGAGGCGGGTGAGCGCGTCGAGCGCGCCGAACGGCTCGTCGAGGAGCACGACGTCCCGGCCCTGCAGCACGGTGCGGGCGAGCGCGGCGCGTTGCCGCATCCCGCCGGACAGCTCGTCGGGCCGCGCGTCCGCAAAGGACTCCAACCCGAACTCGGCGAGCACGTCGCGGGCGCGGGCGCGCGCGTCACGTCGTCGCACGCC
The sequence above is a segment of the Cellulomonas palmilytica genome. Coding sequences within it:
- a CDS encoding ABC transporter permease — its product is MTRPPGAWRPWLSTVGLLAAWAVVGASGRLDPHVLPAPGAVLRAAWDLVADGSLPAALAVSGTRVAVGAGAGVAVGLLLGLLAGLSGIAHDVVDRPLQAVRAVPFTAVTPLLVVWVGLGEPPKVLLVAVAALVPTYLATVGGVRGVDPRLRELAAAYGLGRRRTATRVLLPAALPAVLVGLRLALGTAWVALVVAESVNAAEGVGALLTDARTYARTDVVLLCVLVYAALGLVTDALVRALERLLQPPPVVGRHPSATPTTPTTSTPTLASVTPGAQHP
- a CDS encoding ABC transporter ATP-binding protein, with amino-acid sequence MRELEVRDVHVARPGARGPLPVLGGVDLRVRPGELVCVVGPSGCGKSTLLSVVAGLLRPDRGRVLVGGLDVTGTPARTAFMPQQDHLFAWHTVCDNVALGLRVQGVRRRDARARARDVLAEFGLESFADARPDELSGGMRQRAALARTVLQGRDVVLLDEPFGALDALTRLDAQLWLAATWAAHRWTGLLVTHDVGEAVTLGDRVVRLSGRPAVVAQEIAVDDPRPRTPGVPDERVTRTVLAGLGVGADRVSDDRVPDDRVSDDPVSDGRVPDDRVSDERAALS